One part of the Kryptolebias marmoratus isolate JLee-2015 linkage group LG2, ASM164957v2, whole genome shotgun sequence genome encodes these proteins:
- the serpine2 gene encoding glia-derived nexin, protein MKCIFFLYVLVILCGHKGVLSVTPSYGERGSDLGIQVFQQVVRTKPLENVVLSPHGVASILGMLLPGAHGETRKQIINSLRYKKKGPYKMLRKLHKTLTSKSNQDAVMIANAMFSQKGFPMEEAFVATNKANFQCESRNLDFSNPSAAADQINEWVKNKTKGHIPSLIKADMLDSALTRLVAVNSIYFRGLWKSCFQPNNTKMRPFNGGDGEVYKVPMMSQLAIFNIGMATTPEGLKYRVIELPYHGNTVCMLIVVPYDENTPLSQVIPHISTATVQSWTKLMHMRKVRLLIPKFAADAEVDLKDPLSALGVTDIFSEDAADFFHLSADPVFVSKALQKAKVIVNEEGTKAAAATTAILMARSSPPWVTVDRPFLFLIRHHPTGTILFLGQINQP, encoded by the exons ATGAAGTGCATCTTCTTCCTTTATGTACTGGTGATTCTGTGTGGCCATAAGGGTGTGCTGTCTGTAACCCCATCGTATGGTGAACGGGGCTCTGATCTTGGCATACAGGTGTTTCAGCAAGTAGTCCGCACAAAGCCCTTGGAGAATGTTGTTCTCTCACCTCATGGAGTGGCTTCCATCCTTGGGATGCTGCTACCTGGAGCCCATGGTGAAACCAGGAAGCAGATTATTAATTCTCTGCGATACAAGAAAAAAG GGCCTTATAAAATGTTGAGGAAGCTCCACAAGACCCTGACGTCCAAATCTAACCAGGATGCTGTGATGATTGCCAATGCCATGTTCAGCCAGAAAGGCTTTCCCATGGAAGAGGCGTTTGTGGCGACCAACAAAGCAAACTTTCAATGTGAGAGCAGGAACCTGGACTTCAGCAACCCCAGTGCAGCAGCTGATCAGATCAATGAATGGGTCAAAAATAAGACCAAAG GTCACATCCCCAGCCTGATCAAAGCAGACATGCTGGATTCAGCGCTGACCCGTTTGGTTGCTGTTAACTCGATCTACTTCAGAGGCTTGTGGAAGTCTTGCTTCCAGCCCAACAACACGAAGATGAGACCCTTCAATGGGGGGGATGGAGAAGTTTATAAAGTTCCAATGATGTCCCAGCTAGCAATCTTTAACATAG GCATGGCCACCACTCCTGAGGGGCTCAAATACAGAGTCATTGAGCTGCCCTATCATGGCAACACCGTCTGCATGCTCATCGTTGTGCCTTATGATGAGAACACACCTCTGTCCCAGGTCATCCCACACATCAGCACAGCCACGGTGCAGAGCTGGACGAAGCTGATGCACATGAGGAAGGTCCGCCTGCTCATTCCCAA GTTTGCTGCAGATGCAGAAGTGGATTTGAAAGACCCGCTCTCTGCACTTGGAGTCACAGACATATTCAGTGAGGATGCAGCTGACTTTTTTCACCTCA GTGCTGACCCAGTGTTTGTATCCAAGGCACTCCAGAAAGCCAAAGTTATTGTGAATGAAGAAGgaacaaaagcagcagctgccacCA CTGCTATTTTGATGGCTCGGTCCTCCCCCCCCTGGGTTACAGTGGACAGGcctttcctcttcctcatcagGCACCACCCAACAG gtaCCATCCTGTTTCTGGGTCAGATCAACCAGCCCTGA